In the genome of Verrucomicrobiia bacterium, the window GCCCTTGCTGCGCGGGTTGCGCGTCCTCGAAAAACAGGAAAGACATCCCACTCTCAAGAACATCCTCGGCGAGTTGGCCTTGTCCATTGAAGGCGGCAGCACCTTTTCCGAGGGCCTGGCCCAACACCCCAAGGTCTTCAATCGCCTCTTTGTCAACATGGTTAAGGCCGGCGAACTGGGCGGCGTGCTCGAAGTGGTCCTGAACCGCCTCTCCGAGTTCATGGAAAAGGCCCAGAAGATCAAGGGCAAGGTCATTGCCGCCATGTTCTATCCCTGCGCCGTGCTGGTCGTCGCCACCGGCATCCTAATGATCCTCATGGTGAAGGTCATTCCCTCATTCAAGGCCGTATTCGAGGGCATGTTGGAAGGCGCTCAATTGCCCGCCTTCACCCGGCTGGTCCTGGGCATCAGCACCATGGTTAAAGATCATATCCTCGAAACCATGGGCATTATCGCCGTTTTTCTGATCATCTTTAACCTCCTCATCCGCACCAAGCTTGGCCGCAGGCTCTGGGACAAATTCAAACTCAAAATGCCCGTCATCGGCCCGGTCATCAGCAAGGTCGCTATCTCGAGGTTCACCCGCACCCTGGGCACACTGGTCAGCAGCGGCGTGCCCATCCTCCAGGCCCTTACCATCGTCAAGGAAACCGCCGGCAATGTCATCGTCAGCAACGCCGTTGCCTCCGTTCATGAAAGCGTCAAAGAGGGCGAAACCATTACCGCCCCTCTCGAGGCCTCCGGCATCTTCCCACCAATGGTCATCAGCATGGT includes:
- a CDS encoding type II secretion system F family protein translates to MPKFNYVAMDQHGKETKGTLEVASQNEAISRVKDMGLFPTKIVELDKSKDKPEKGKPAKAKGKPKGKGMNININIPGLSGRVKSKVLATFTRQLATLVDAGLPLLRGLRVLEKQERHPTLKNILGELALSIEGGSTFSEGLAQHPKVFNRLFVNMVKAGELGGVLEVVLNRLSEFMEKAQKIKGKVIAAMFYPCAVLVVATGILMILMVKVIPSFKAVFEGMLEGAQLPAFTRLVLGISTMVKDHILETMGIIAVFLIIFNLLIRTKLGRRLWDKFKLKMPVIGPVISKVAISRFTRTLGTLVSSGVPILQALTIVKETAGNVIVSNAVASVHESVKEGETITAPLEASGIFPPMVISMVDVGEQTGALPEMLLKIADNYDDEVDNAVAAMTSLLEPIMIVFLAVIVGSIVIAMFMPLIDLMNRVGDSGGGKNGD